The nucleotide window GCACGCCGCCGTCGTCCTCGGCGATGTGGGCGAACACGGAGGGGGTGTCGCCGAAGAGGGCGTGCCTCAGCTGCTCCTCGGTGGCCTTGACCGCGTCCGGTTCCTTTTCGTAGACGGCAAGCTCGCGGATGAGCTCGAGGATTACGGGAACATCGGATTCGCGGGCGCGCCGGATACTGGTCATAACTGGCATCCTAATCAGAGCGGGCCCACTGCGGTAATCCGCACCGCGGCCGTGCCCAGTTCGTCCGATTCGGCGAGATTAACGACGGCGTTAATGCCCCAGTCATGGTCCCCGGCAGGGTCGTCGAAGATCTGCCGGACCTTCCACTCCGCCGGGGACTCTTCGATGATCAGGTACTTGGGGCCACGGGCATCAGGCCCGATGCCGAGGTCATCATGTGCGTCGAAATAGGCGTCCATGGCGTCTGCCCAACGGTCCGCATCCCAGCCGCTGTCCGCGTCCAACTCGCCGAGGGCCTCTTCGTTTTCGGCTTCGAAGAGTTCCACCCGGCGGAAGAGCTCGTTGCGAACCATGACCCGGAACGCGCGGACGTTGTCCGTGAGCTTCGGCGGCGTCTTGGTCAGGACGGACTCGCTGGCATGTTCCGCTGCCAGATCCGCGGCGCCGGCGCCGGAGGTCAGCTCTTCCCATTCGTCCAGCAGGCTCGAGTCCACCTGGCGCACCAGTTCGCCGAGCCAGGCGATGATGTCTTCCAGGTCTTCGCGCAGTGCCTCGGTCGGCACCGTCTGGCGCAAGGCCTTGTAGCCGTCGGTGAGGTAGCGCAACAGGATGCCTTCGGAGCGTGCCAGCGAGTAGAACTGCACATACTCGCTGAAGTTCATCGCCCGTTCGTACATGTCCCGGATCACCGATTTGGGCGCGAGTTCGAAGTCGCCCAGCCAAGGGGCGCTCTTCCGGTACACATCGAAGGACTGGAACAACAGCTCGGCCAGCGGTTGCGGATACGTGACCTCCTCCAGCATGGCCATGCGCTGGTCGTACTCGATGCCGTCCGCCTTCATGGCGGAAACAGCTTCACCGCGGGCCTTCTTCTCCTGCGCGGACAGCACCTGCCGGGGCTGCTCCAGGATCGCTTCGATGGCGGAAACGACGTCAAGGGCGTAGCTGCCGCTCTCCGGATCCAGCAGTTCCAGACTGGCAACCGCGAACGGGGACAGCGGCTGGTTCAGCGCGAAGTTTGCCTGCAGATGGATCTTCAGCCGCACCAGGCGGCCGTCTTCGTCCGGCTCGGGCAGGCGTTCCACCAGGCCGGAGGCCACGAGTTCGCGGTAGATGCCAAGCGCGCGCTTGATCAGCTTGAGCTGTGAGGCCCGGGTCTCGTGGTTCTCGGTCAGCAACCGTTTCGCGGCGGCAAAGGGATCCCCGGGACGCTCCAGCAGATTCAGCAGCATCGAGTGGCTCACCGTGAAGCTGGATGTCAGCGGCTCCGGTTGGCCGTCCACCAGCTTCTGGTAGGTCGGCTCGCCCCAGCTGACAAAGCCAGCCGGCGGCTTCTTCTTGACCACCTGGCGCAGCTTCTTCTGGTCATCACCGAACTTCGCCACCGCCTTGGCAATCGCTTTGGTGTTTTCCACCACGTGCTCCGGCGCCTGGACGACGACGGTGCCGGCCGTGTCGTACCCGGCCCGTCCTGCACGGCCGGCGATCTGATGGAATTCCCGCGCGTTGAGCACCCGGGTACGGACGCCGTCGTACTTGCTTAACGCCGTCATCAGGACGGTTCGGATGGGGACGTTGATGCCGACACCGAGCGTGTCCGTACCGCAGATAACCTTCAGCAGGCCGGCCTGGGCCAGCTGTTCGACCAGCCGCCGGTACTTGGGCAGCATGCCGGCGTGATGGACGCCGATGCCGTGGCGGACCAGCCGGTTCAAGGTCTTGCCGAAGCCCGGCGCGAACCGGAAGCCGGCGATCAGTTCGCCGATCCGGTCCTTCTCCTCGCGGGTGCAGACGTTGATGCTCATGAGGTTCTGGGCGCGTTCGATCGCTTCCAGCTGGCTGAAGTGCACCACGTACACCGGCACCTGGCGGGTGCTCAGGAGCTCCTCCAACGACTCCTGCACGGGCGTCTGGACGTAGTAGTAATGCAGCGGAATGGGGCGCTCGGCCGAGCTTACGGTAGTAGTCTGCCGCCCGGTGCGCTGGGTCAGCTCCTTCTCGAACCGGGTCACGTCGCCCAGAGTGGCGGACATCAGGAGGAACTGCGCCTGCGGCAGTTCCAGCAGCGGCACCTGCCAGGCCCAGCCGCGCTGCGGATCAGAGTAGTAATGGAATTCGTCCATGACCACGGTTCCCAGCTCGGCCTCCGAACCCTCGCGCAGGGCGATGTTGGCGAGTATTTCCGCAGTGCAGCAGATGATGGGAGCGTCCTGGTTCACGGACGAGTCACCGGTAACCATACCGACGTTGTCCGGACCGAAGATCTCGCACAAGGCGAAGAACTTTTCCGAGACGAGCGCCTTGATCGGCGCCGTGTAGTAACTGCGCCGCCCGTGGGCCATGGCATGAAAATGCGAGGCGATGGCCACCATTGACTTACCCGAGCCGGTCGGCGTAGCCAGGATGACGTTGTTGCCCGTGACCAGTTCCATCACCGCCTCGTCCTGGGCCGGATACAGCGCCATGCCACGGCCCTCCACCCAGTCGATGAAGGCGGTGTAGATTTCGTCCGGGTTGGCAGTGGCGGCTGCGGGGAGCTGTTCAAGTAGGTTCATGTCCCCTCCAGCCTATCGGTCGGTGCGCCGCCGGGGGACGGGTGTAACGGAAGCCGTAGGCTGGGCGTATGAAATGGGACCCGTCCAAGTACGCCGAGTTTGCGGATTACCGCAGCCGCCCCTTCTTCGACCTGACCGGCAGGATTGCCGCGGAGGAGCCGCGCCGGGTGGTGGACCTGGGCTGCGGTCCGGGCAGCCTGACCGCGGCGCTGGCAGACCGGTGGCCCCGGGCGCGGGTGACGGGACTGGATTCGTCTGCCGCCATGATCGCCGCAGCCAATGCCGCTTCACAACTGCAGAACCTGGATTTCGCAGTCGGCGACATCGCGGCCTGGGCCCCGCCGCAGGATCTGGACGTGCTCGTCTCGAACGCCGCCCTCCAGTGGCTTCCGGGGCACCAGGACCTGCTGCGCGAGTGGGCGTCCTGCCTGACCTCCGGCGCGTGGCTGGCGTTCCAGGTTCCCGGCAACTTCTCTGCGCCGTCGCATGTGTTGATGCGCCGGCAGGCGGCCTCCAGCAAGTGGCATTCCCTTCTCGACGGCGTGCTCCGGCACGAAGATGCCGTCAGCGAGCCCGCGGATTACCTCGCCCTGCTGCTGGAGGCGGGATTCGACGCCGATGCGTGGGAGACCACGTACCTCCACGTCTTGCAGGGGCCGGATCCGGTGCTGGAGTGGGTCCGGGGGACTGGCCTGCGCCCGGTACTGGCCGCCTTGGCACCCGAGGAGGCCGCCGAGTTCGAGACGGAATATGCCGAGGCGCTGCGCCATGCCTATCCGGCAGGCCCGCACGGAACGGTCTTCCCCTTCAGGCGGATTTTCTGCGTTGCGCGCAAGCGCTGACTACCAGCCCCGCTCGCGCCATTCGGACAGGTGCGGCCGTTCGGCGCCGAGCGTGGTGCCCTTGCCGTGGCCCGGGTGGACCACTGTGTCGTCCGGCAGGTAGTCGAAAAGGCGGCGTTCGACGTCGTCAATCAGCGAGGCGAAGCGCTGCGGGTCCTGCTGGGTGTTGCCAACGCCTCCCGGGAACAGCGAGTCCCCGGTGAACAGGTGCGAGGGTCCGTGCGCGTTGCGGTACAGGAGGGCCACCGAGCCGGGAGTGTGCCCGCGCAGTTTGATGGCCTCCAGCGAGAACCCGTCGAATTCCGCGATGTCGCCGTGATCTAGTGCGACGTCGGCGGGAACCTCGATCTGCGCGATGTCTTCGGTTCCGGCCGCGGTGCGGGCGCCGGTGAGTTTCACCGTCTCGGCAAGGGCGCGCACATGGTCCCAGTGGCTGTGCGTGGTGATGATCATTGCCACTTTGGCGGGCGCCTGACTGTCCTGCGCCCCTTCGGCCAGCAGTTTTTCGATGGCGGGCAGATCGTCCGCGGCGTCGATGAGCACCTGTGCGCCGGTGTCCTTGGCCGTGATTAGATAGACGTTGTTGTCCATCTCGCTGACGGACGCCGAGCGGATGGTGATGTCATCAAGTTCCCACATGCGCCCAGTCTAATCACAGTCCGGAGGCTGCCCGGGCGGGGTCTGCGCCGAGAGTGAAAGTCCTTGTCCGACGCCGGGAAATTGGCGTAAATTCGATTGGTCCGGGAACGGACAATTGCAGAAGGGCAGGCAGCGGTACATGGAAGCTGACCAATTCGACTGGCGGCTGGACAAGCAGAGCTCGGTGCCGCTGTTCGAGCAGTTGCGCCTGCGCATTATTGAGGCATCCGACGTCGGAGAGCTGACTATCGGAACCAAGCTGCCGCCGGTGCGGCGGCTAGCCGACCATCTCGGCATTGTGCCTAACACCGTGGCCCGCGCCTACCGGGAACTGGAAACGGCGGGCCGGGTGACAACCGGAGGCCGGGCCGGCACCGTGATCAGCGCAGGCGGGGACGAGTCCTCGCGGCTGCTGGCCGAGGCGGCCGCCACGTTCGCGGAGACGGCCAGGGCACAGGGCGCCACGTTGAAGACTGCATTGGCTGCGGTCAAGGCGGCCCTGGAACGCTGACCCAGCAGACCAACCGGGCGAGACGAAAAAGCCCCGCCCACGTTGAAGGTACGCGGACAATTATGGTCCGCGTTCGCACCGATGTGCTGAACGCAATACGTTTTCGAACGGACTTTCGATTAGAGTGGAAACCGTGCTAAAAGCGAGTGAATCAACTGGACCCGGATCCCACGAGGATGCCCGGACGGACCTATCCCGGCTGGTCGTGAAGGGCGCGCGGGAGCACAACCTGCGCAATGTCGACCTAGACCTGCCCAGGGATTCCATGATCGTATTCACCGGGCTTTCCGGTTCCGGCAAGTCCTCCCTGGCCTTCGACACGATCTTCGCCGAGGGGCAGCGCCGCTATGTCGAATCGCTGTCAGCCTATGCGCGCATGTTCCTGGGCCAAGTGGACAAACCCGATGTCGACTTCATTGAAGGCCTTTCCCCGGCAGTTTCCATCGACCAGAAATCGACGAGCAAGAATCCCCGTTCCACGGTGGGCACGATCACCGAGATCTATGACTATATGCGGCTGCTTTGGGCCCGGGTAGGCCGCCCGCACTGCCCGGTTTGCGGCCAGCCAGTGACACGGCAGACTCCGCAGCAAATTGTGGATCAGCTGCTGGAGCTTGAGAGCGGTACCCGGTTCCAGATCCTCGCCCCGGTAGTCCGCGGGCGCAAGGGCGAGTTCGTGGACCTGTTCAAGGAACTTTCCGCCAAGGGCTATTCCCGCGCCAAGGTGGACGGCAAACTGATCCAGCTGTCGGAACCGCCCAAGCTCGGCAAGCAGTTCAAGCACACCATCGAAGTCGTTATCGACCGACTGGTGGTCAAGGAGGGCATCCAGCAGCGGCTGACTGACTCGATCGAGACCGGGCTGGGCCTGGCGGAGGGCCGTGTACTGGCGGACTTTGTGGACCTGGATGAAGGCGATCCGGGACGTACCCGGGCCTTTTCGGAGCACCTTGCCTGTCCCAATGAACACCCGCTGGCCATTGACGAAGTCGAGCCGCGGTCCTTCTCGTTTAACAATCCGTTCGGTGCCTGCCCGGTCTGTACCGGCATCGGCAGCAAGCTTGAGGTGGACGAAGACCTGGTCGTTCCGGACCCGGAGCTCAGCCTCGGCGACGGCGCGATCGCGCCCTGGGCCCTGGGCACGGCGACGCAGCAGTACTGGAACCGGCTGCTTGAAGGCCTGTCGCACGAACTCGGATTCTCCATGGACGTCCCCTTCAATGAGCTGTCCAAAGAAGCGCGCAAGGCCGTGCTCTACGGCAAGGACCACAAGGTGGTGGTTCAGTACCGCAACCGGTTTGGCCGCGAACGCAAGTACAGCACCGGTTTCGAAGGCGCGGTGCAGTACATCCACCGCAAGCATCTGGAAACCGAGTCCGACAATGCGCGGGACCGTTATGAGCAGTACATGCGGGAAGTACCCTGTCCCGAGTGCAAGGGTGCGCGCCTGAACCCGGCGTCCCTGTCGGTGCTCATCAACGGCAGGTCAATTGCCGAAGTGTCAGCAATGCCGCTGCAGGAATGCCGCGACTTCCTGGATTCACTGGAGCTGACGCCGCGGGAGGCGCAAATTGCCCAGCAGGTGCTCATCGAGATCCAGGCCAGGCTCCGCTTCCTGCTGGACGTAGGCCTCTCCTACCTGAACCTCGAACGAGCTGCCGGCACACTCTCCGGCGGTGAAGCGCAGCGCATCCGGTTGGCCACACAGATCGGTTCCGGCTTGGTCGGCGTGCTCTACGTTCTGGACGAGCCATCCATCGGCCTGCACCAGCGCGACAACCGCCGGCTGATCGAAACCCTGACCCGGCTGCGCGACCTCGGCAACACTCTGATCGTGGTCGAGCACGACGAAGACACCATCAGCGAAGCCGACTGGATTGTCGACGTCGGTCCGGGTGCAGGCGAGCACGGAGGCCAGATAGTCCATTCCGGTTCGCTCAAGGAACTGCTGGACAATGAGCAGTCCATTACGGGTGATTACCTGGCCGGCAGGCGCCGTATCGACATCCCCGCCAAGCGCCGCAAGATCGATAAGAAGCGACAGCTCAAGGTGGTCGCTGCCCGGGAAAACAACCTGCAGGGCATCGACGCAGTCTTCCCGCTTGGCGTCTTCACCGCGGTCACCGGGGTGAGCGGCTCCGGAAAATCCACGCTCGTCAATGACATCCTGTACAAGGTACTGGCCAACAAGCTCAACCGGGCCAAGCAGGTCGCCGGCCGGCATACGCGCGTCGAGGGCCTTGAGCACCTGGACAAGGTCATCCACGTCGACCAGAGTCCGATCGGCCGCACGCCGCGGTCCAACGCGGCCACCTACACCGGTGTCTTCGACAATATTCGCAAGCTCTTCGCCGAAACCAACGAGGCCAAGGTGCGCGGCTACCAGCCCGGACGGTTCTCGTTCAACGTCAAGGGCGGGCGCTGTGAAGCATGCAGCGGCGACGGCACACTGAAGATCGAGATGAACTTCCTGCCGGACGTCTATGTCCCCTGCGAGGTCTGTCACGGCGCCCGTTACAACCGCGAGACGCTTGAAGTCCACTACAAGGGCAAGACCATTGCGGATGTGCTGGACATGCCGATCGAGGAAGGTGCGGAATTCTTCGCGGCTTTCACCCCGATTGCCCGTCACTTGAATACGTTGGTGGACGTCGGCTTGGGGTACGTCCGGCTCGGCCAGCCCGCTACCACCCTCTCCGGCGGCGAAGCGCAGCGGGTGAAGCTCGCGAGCGAGTTGCAGAAGCGTAGCAACGGTCGGAGTATCTACGTGCTGGACGAACCCACCACCGGGCTGCACTTCGAGGATATCCGCAAGCTGTTGCTGGTACTCCAGTCATTGGTGGACAAGGGCAACACCGTGATCACCATCGAACACAACCTGGACGTCATCAAGAGTGCCGACTGGGTAGTGGATCTTGGACCGGACGGAGGTTCCGGCGGCGGCCGTATTATTGCCGCAGGCACGCCTGAACAGGTTGCGAAGGCGGAGGTCAGCCACACCGGCCGGTTCCTCGCGGAAGTACTTGACACGGCCTGATCGGCAGCGCGGTATATACCCCAAGGGGAATGTTTGTAACGCATAACCTTCAAGGTATGGAAAAATGCCTAGGTGACTTCTTTGCCGGCGCTGGTTCTCTTTGACCTTGATGGGACTCTGGTGGATCCCGCGGGGGCCATCACAGGGGGTATCAGCCGAGCCTTGCAGCTAGCCGGGCTGCCGGTCCCGCGGCAGGATGTCCTCGACTCCATGGTCGGTCCTCCGCTGGGGCAGTCGCTGCGGGAGAAGGCCGGGGTTCCGGAGAGCGATCTAGCCGAAGTCATTAGGCTCTACCGGACCGAGTACCGTCTTTCCGGGATGGCAGCCAGCCATGTATATCCCGGAGTGGAAGGGCTGCTGCAGCAGTTGAAGACCGAAGGCACCATCCTGGCCGTGGCTACGCAGAAACCCACTCCGATCGCCGACGAACTACTCCGCGTACAAGGGTTGACCGCCTACTTCGACAGTATCCATGGCGCAGGCTTTGACGATCCGGGCAGCGGCACCGCAGCCGATGCAGGCAAGATCCCGATTCTCGAAGAGGCTTTGCGGCAGTACGCCGGAGGATACGGCAGCGTGGTGATGGTGGGGGACCGGCACTACGACATTACGGCCGCCGTCCACCACGGCATTCCGGCTATCGGAGTTAGCTGGGGATTTGCGGCCGACGGCGAGCTTGAAGCCGCCGGTGCTGCCGCCGTCGTCGTCAATACGCAGGAACTAGCGGAGGAACTGGCACGCCAGCAAGCGGCCGTCACACAAGGAACGGAGAGGTAAGGGAATGGAATTTTTCGAAGGCACCCGTGCTGCGTTCCGTGCCGTGATCTCCGGAACCTGCCGGCCCACGGTTGAGGGGCTGGAAAACTTCCCGCCGGAGGGCCCGGTCATCGTCGCCCCCAACCACCAGTCGTTTTTCGACAGCATCATCGTCCAGGCCCTGATGCCGCGCAAGGTGGCGTTCTTTGCGAAGGCCGAGTACTTCACCGCAAAGGGACCGAAGGGCTCCGCGATGCGCTGGTTCTTCAACAGCGTCGGCTCCGTCCCGGTAGAACGGGGGGAACAGGCTGCCAGCGTCGCGGCGCTGCAGACAGCGGTGGAAATTCTTGAGCGGAACGAGGCCTTCGGCATCTATCCCGAAGGCACCCGCTCCCGCGACGGTTTGCTGTACCGTGGAAGAACAGGCGTTGGCTGGCTTGCCCTGACCACCGGTGCTCCCGTGGTGCCGGTGGGACTGATCGGAACCGACAGGCTCCAGCCGGCGGACAAGAAAATGATCAAGCCGCAGCATTTCACCCTGAAGGTCGGCGCGCCGCTGTATTTCGACAAGACGGGCCCGGGACACTCCCTGCCTGCCCGCCGTGCCGCCACGGATAAGATTATGGACGCCATTGCCGAACTGAGCGGGCAGGAACGGGCCGGCACCTACAACCAATCCAAACAGGCACAGTAATGGCGCTGCCCTCGTCTTACCGGCCGAAGCCGGGGGAGATCCCTACCCAGCCCGGGGTGTACAGGTTCCGGGATGACAACAAGCGCGTCATCTATGTGGGTAAGGCCAAGAACCTCCGGTCCAGGCTCAACAGCTACTTCGCAAATCCCGACGGACTCATGCCGCGTACCCGGGCAATGGTGCATACCGCAGCGTCCGTGGAATGGACCGTGGTGGGGAGCGAACTGGAGGCCATCCAGCTCGAGTACACCTGGATCAAGGAGTTCACGCCCCGGTTCAACATCATGTTCCGGGACGATAAGTCCTACCCGTACCTGGCTGTCACCATGTCCGAGAAGTTCCCGCGCGTGCAGGTGATGCGCGGGGACCGGCGGAAGGGCACAAAGTACTTCGGCCCCTTCTACCCCGCAAAGGCGATCAGGGAAACGGTGGACACCCTGCTGCGCGTCTTCCCAGTCCGCACCTGCAGTGTTGGCGTCTTCAACCGTGCCCAGCGGACGGGCCGCCCGTGCCTGCTCGGCTACATCGACAAGTGCTCCGCACCGTGTGTCGGGCGGATTTCTCCTGAAGACCACAAGGCCCTCGCCGCCGAGTTCTGCGCTTTCATGGGCGGCGAAGCCGACCGTTTCATCCGCGCGCTGGAACAGAAGATGAACGCCGCCGTTGCCGAGCTCGACTACGAATCGGCGGCACGGTACCGCGACGACATCGCTGCCCTGAAGCGCGTCTTCGAACGCAATGCAGTAGTGCTCGGCGAAGACACGGACGCGGACATTTTCGCGCTGGCCGAAGACGAGCTTGAGGCGGCGGTCCAGGTTTTCCACGTGCGCGGCGGGCGGATCCGGGGCCAGCGAGGCTGGGTCGTCGAGAAGGTCGAGGATGCGTCTCCGGCCGACCTGACCGAGCACCTGCTGCAGCAGGTTTATGGCGACGGCGAGGGACCGGACAGGATCCCCAAGCAAGTGCTGCTGCCCGTGGAGCCGGACAACAGACCCGAGCTGGAAGAGTGGCTGCGCGGTCTGCGCGGCAGCAAGGTCGAACTGCGGGTGCCCCAGCGCGGTGACAAGGCCGCGCTGCTCGGCACGGTGCAGGAGAACGCGAAGCAGGCACTGGCGCTGCACAAGAGCCGCCGCGCCGGCGACCTGACCACCCGCTCCGCCGCGCTGCAGGAGCTGCAGGAGGCGCTCGACCTGCCCGTGGCCCTGCTGCGCATCGAGTGCTACGACATTTCCCATGTCCAGGGAACCAACGTTGTTGCCTCCATGGTGGTCGTTGAAGATGGCCTGCCCAAGAAATCTGACTATCGGCGGTTTTCCATTACGGGCGATGCCGCCCGGGACGATACCTCCGCCATGTACGACGTCATCAGCCGCCGGTTCCGGAACTATCTGGCTGACAGGACGGCGG belongs to Arthrobacter crystallopoietes and includes:
- a CDS encoding MBL fold metallo-hydrolase, which translates into the protein MWELDDITIRSASVSEMDNNVYLITAKDTGAQVLIDAADDLPAIEKLLAEGAQDSQAPAKVAMIITTHSHWDHVRALAETVKLTGARTAAGTEDIAQIEVPADVALDHGDIAEFDGFSLEAIKLRGHTPGSVALLYRNAHGPSHLFTGDSLFPGGVGNTQQDPQRFASLIDDVERRLFDYLPDDTVVHPGHGKGTTLGAERPHLSEWRERGW
- a CDS encoding HAD hydrolase-like protein, which codes for MTSLPALVLFDLDGTLVDPAGAITGGISRALQLAGLPVPRQDVLDSMVGPPLGQSLREKAGVPESDLAEVIRLYRTEYRLSGMAASHVYPGVEGLLQQLKTEGTILAVATQKPTPIADELLRVQGLTAYFDSIHGAGFDDPGSGTAADAGKIPILEEALRQYAGGYGSVVMVGDRHYDITAAVHHGIPAIGVSWGFAADGELEAAGAAAVVVNTQELAEELARQQAAVTQGTER
- the uvrA gene encoding excinuclease ABC subunit UvrA, with the protein product MLKASESTGPGSHEDARTDLSRLVVKGAREHNLRNVDLDLPRDSMIVFTGLSGSGKSSLAFDTIFAEGQRRYVESLSAYARMFLGQVDKPDVDFIEGLSPAVSIDQKSTSKNPRSTVGTITEIYDYMRLLWARVGRPHCPVCGQPVTRQTPQQIVDQLLELESGTRFQILAPVVRGRKGEFVDLFKELSAKGYSRAKVDGKLIQLSEPPKLGKQFKHTIEVVIDRLVVKEGIQQRLTDSIETGLGLAEGRVLADFVDLDEGDPGRTRAFSEHLACPNEHPLAIDEVEPRSFSFNNPFGACPVCTGIGSKLEVDEDLVVPDPELSLGDGAIAPWALGTATQQYWNRLLEGLSHELGFSMDVPFNELSKEARKAVLYGKDHKVVVQYRNRFGRERKYSTGFEGAVQYIHRKHLETESDNARDRYEQYMREVPCPECKGARLNPASLSVLINGRSIAEVSAMPLQECRDFLDSLELTPREAQIAQQVLIEIQARLRFLLDVGLSYLNLERAAGTLSGGEAQRIRLATQIGSGLVGVLYVLDEPSIGLHQRDNRRLIETLTRLRDLGNTLIVVEHDEDTISEADWIVDVGPGAGEHGGQIVHSGSLKELLDNEQSITGDYLAGRRRIDIPAKRRKIDKKRQLKVVAARENNLQGIDAVFPLGVFTAVTGVSGSGKSTLVNDILYKVLANKLNRAKQVAGRHTRVEGLEHLDKVIHVDQSPIGRTPRSNAATYTGVFDNIRKLFAETNEAKVRGYQPGRFSFNVKGGRCEACSGDGTLKIEMNFLPDVYVPCEVCHGARYNRETLEVHYKGKTIADVLDMPIEEGAEFFAAFTPIARHLNTLVDVGLGYVRLGQPATTLSGGEAQRVKLASELQKRSNGRSIYVLDEPTTGLHFEDIRKLLLVLQSLVDKGNTVITIEHNLDVIKSADWVVDLGPDGGSGGGRIIAAGTPEQVAKAEVSHTGRFLAEVLDTA
- a CDS encoding GntR family transcriptional regulator; its protein translation is MEADQFDWRLDKQSSVPLFEQLRLRIIEASDVGELTIGTKLPPVRRLADHLGIVPNTVARAYRELETAGRVTTGGRAGTVISAGGDESSRLLAEAAATFAETARAQGATLKTALAAVKAALER
- a CDS encoding trans-aconitate 2-methyltransferase yields the protein MKWDPSKYAEFADYRSRPFFDLTGRIAAEEPRRVVDLGCGPGSLTAALADRWPRARVTGLDSSAAMIAAANAASQLQNLDFAVGDIAAWAPPQDLDVLVSNAALQWLPGHQDLLREWASCLTSGAWLAFQVPGNFSAPSHVLMRRQAASSKWHSLLDGVLRHEDAVSEPADYLALLLEAGFDADAWETTYLHVLQGPDPVLEWVRGTGLRPVLAALAPEEAAEFETEYAEALRHAYPAGPHGTVFPFRRIFCVARKR
- a CDS encoding DEAD/DEAH box helicase — its product is MNLLEQLPAAATANPDEIYTAFIDWVEGRGMALYPAQDEAVMELVTGNNVILATPTGSGKSMVAIASHFHAMAHGRRSYYTAPIKALVSEKFFALCEIFGPDNVGMVTGDSSVNQDAPIICCTAEILANIALREGSEAELGTVVMDEFHYYSDPQRGWAWQVPLLELPQAQFLLMSATLGDVTRFEKELTQRTGRQTTTVSSAERPIPLHYYYVQTPVQESLEELLSTRQVPVYVVHFSQLEAIERAQNLMSINVCTREEKDRIGELIAGFRFAPGFGKTLNRLVRHGIGVHHAGMLPKYRRLVEQLAQAGLLKVICGTDTLGVGINVPIRTVLMTALSKYDGVRTRVLNAREFHQIAGRAGRAGYDTAGTVVVQAPEHVVENTKAIAKAVAKFGDDQKKLRQVVKKKPPAGFVSWGEPTYQKLVDGQPEPLTSSFTVSHSMLLNLLERPGDPFAAAKRLLTENHETRASQLKLIKRALGIYRELVASGLVERLPEPDEDGRLVRLKIHLQANFALNQPLSPFAVASLELLDPESGSYALDVVSAIEAILEQPRQVLSAQEKKARGEAVSAMKADGIEYDQRMAMLEEVTYPQPLAELLFQSFDVYRKSAPWLGDFELAPKSVIRDMYERAMNFSEYVQFYSLARSEGILLRYLTDGYKALRQTVPTEALREDLEDIIAWLGELVRQVDSSLLDEWEELTSGAGAADLAAEHASESVLTKTPPKLTDNVRAFRVMVRNELFRRVELFEAENEEALGELDADSGWDADRWADAMDAYFDAHDDLGIGPDARGPKYLIIEESPAEWKVRQIFDDPAGDHDWGINAVVNLAESDELGTAAVRITAVGPL
- the uvrC gene encoding excinuclease ABC subunit UvrC gives rise to the protein MALPSSYRPKPGEIPTQPGVYRFRDDNKRVIYVGKAKNLRSRLNSYFANPDGLMPRTRAMVHTAASVEWTVVGSELEAIQLEYTWIKEFTPRFNIMFRDDKSYPYLAVTMSEKFPRVQVMRGDRRKGTKYFGPFYPAKAIRETVDTLLRVFPVRTCSVGVFNRAQRTGRPCLLGYIDKCSAPCVGRISPEDHKALAAEFCAFMGGEADRFIRALEQKMNAAVAELDYESAARYRDDIAALKRVFERNAVVLGEDTDADIFALAEDELEAAVQVFHVRGGRIRGQRGWVVEKVEDASPADLTEHLLQQVYGDGEGPDRIPKQVLLPVEPDNRPELEEWLRGLRGSKVELRVPQRGDKAALLGTVQENAKQALALHKSRRAGDLTTRSAALQELQEALDLPVALLRIECYDISHVQGTNVVASMVVVEDGLPKKSDYRRFSITGDAARDDTSAMYDVISRRFRNYLADRTAVPEPEAVPSPAGTKAPLVADVIDSNGVPAGDVVLTDTTTPAPRTKFAYPPNLVVVDGGPPQVSAASRALADLGITDVYVVGLAKRLEEVWLPDDDFPVILPRASHGLYLLQRIRDEAHRFAINYHRQKRGKSMTVSVLDGIQGLGPAKRKALLKHFGSAKKLKAASTEELQAVPGVGPALAASIKRQLDPAMEPAAGAPAVNMATGEIIES
- a CDS encoding lysophospholipid acyltransferase family protein is translated as MEFFEGTRAAFRAVISGTCRPTVEGLENFPPEGPVIVAPNHQSFFDSIIVQALMPRKVAFFAKAEYFTAKGPKGSAMRWFFNSVGSVPVERGEQAASVAALQTAVEILERNEAFGIYPEGTRSRDGLLYRGRTGVGWLALTTGAPVVPVGLIGTDRLQPADKKMIKPQHFTLKVGAPLYFDKTGPGHSLPARRAATDKIMDAIAELSGQERAGTYNQSKQAQ